The DNA segment GAAGCCGGGCTTATGCTTCGGCTTCTTTCAAACTTTTACCGGACAACAGTGATTAGGAAACTGTATTCCGAACCCAATGAATTCAACTGCTGAAATATCATATGTACTTCCGGAGACAGGGCATGTCCGTCTTGCAATTTTCAATGTTATTGGTGAAGAAGTAAAGGTATTGATTGATGAAAATCAGGATGCGGGTTCACACAAAATAGTTTTCTCAGGAAATGACCTGCAAGCAGGAATTTTCACCTATCGCATGGATTATATCTCAACAAACAAGCGCGGTTCAGCAACAAAAAAAATGATCATCATTCACTAATAAAAAAATAGAAGCTAATGAAAAATAAACGATTCATTTTCAGTGCGAGCATTTTTATATTAGCAATAATGCTTTTATCAGCAGGCCCGGTTAAGGCTCAGAAATCGGGTATTGCATCCGTAAGCATGGACACAATATATGCTGTTCCCGGAACACTTATCCTGATGCCGGTGATATTTGACGGATGGAATCAGCCCGGAGTAAATGCTATTTCACTTGATATGCATATTGCGGATACGAACGTAATTGGATACAGAGGATTGCAGGATTTCTGCAGTACCATTCCAAGTTTCAACTCAGGGAATACAAATTATGTGAATAACACGCAACACATTTATGTTTCTTGGAGTTCATTGACATCTTCAACTGCTGTCAGTGATACTCTAATAAAAATAAAACTACTGTACAAAGGTGGTACATCAGCCATAGAATTTATCGATGAGAACTGTGAAATAGCCGATTACGACGGAATTAGCTATACGACGACCTGGAACAATGGCCTTGTAAGCACTTCGACGAATATTCATCAACCAAAAGCCACATCGGAAAAGGCGTTGATGGTTTTCCCAAACCCCGCAGATGATAAAGTGTTCTTTAGTTTTCAAAAATCCCAAAACACTCAGATTTCTGTTAGTTTATTTAATCAGATGGGTGAATTAGTTCTTCCAAAAAACGCAAATCAGCCATCTACCATCGTTAATAAGATAGCCTTGGACGTAAAACCATTGCCCGAAGGGTTTTACTATTATATAGCAGAAACAGGTACGAACGGGAATACTTCAAAAATGACCGGAAAAATAGTGGTGAAACATTAAAGCTAAATTGACAAAAGTATTGCCATCAAAGTTTGAAACCAAAGAGCATTGAACGCATTGAACACAGTTGAAAAAAAAATGAAATATACATTCTATGAAAAGAAAAACAAAATTGGCACATTCTATATTTATAGTGCTTGTGCTTCAGGCAATATCTTTTAGTGCGCTGTCACAATCAAATTGTACTGTATCATTAACAGCTCCGGCAACCTGCGTGGGAGATATCATGTATGTTCCCGTTTCGTTCACGGGATGGGACCAACCGAATGTTGCAGCCATTGATCTTTCAATACAAATTTCTGATACGAATATTATAGGTTATCGGGGGTGTACAGGTATCCATCCTTCATTTACAGCACCCTTTACAAATACTGTAAACACAGGTGGTACAAGTAAAAAAATACTTTATTCGTGGTCGAGCACTACACCTGGCACCGTGAATTCAGGCACCCTTATCATTTTTAAATTTCTGTGTAAATCGGGAGGCAGTTCGAGTCTGAACTTTATTACCCCGAGCAGCGGCGTCACAAAGTTGAGTGGTCAGGCTTATAATGTGAGCTGGACAAATGCTGCAGCCATTGTGAACACGATTCCTGCCCAGCCGGGCGCTATCTCAGGCTCAGGTAGTCCGTTATTCGGCAGCACACAAATATACAGCATTGCCCCTGTTTCAAATGCTACATCATATGCATGGTCTGTTCCGTCAGGCGGTACTCCGGCATGGAGCGTCAACTCGGGTCAGGGAAGCGTGTCGTTGAATACCACCGTTGGAATAAAATCGGGTTTTATCCAGGTTTCAGCATCCAATTCATGCGGAACGGGGCAACAACGCACCCTTGCAGTTAATAAATATGCGGGCGCCAGTTTAAGTATTGAATCATCGACAGCTTGTTTGGGTGAAACGCTTTTTGTTCCGATAACCTTCGCCGGATTGAATCAGCCCAATACAGGCGCTCTTGAATTTGAACTTCTGATTCCTGACACAACAATAATTGGTTACCGGGGCAACAAAGACATACACGCATCCTTTGATAACCCGGTTATAAATACTGTTCCAACAGGTGGCAAATCCGCTAAAATAATTTACGCCTGGTCAAACTCAAACGCTGCCACTATAGCCGGCGGAACACTCATCGTTTTCAAATTTCTGGCAAAAAAAATCGGAACTTTAAATCTGAGTTTTAGAAATGGAACAGGAACTGTGATAGATATTCAAAGCAATGCCTACACGACAAACTGGAATTCGGGCATAGTTACGATTACTTCTTTGCCGGCACAGCCGGGAGTTATTTCAGGCAACATGTTCCCTTTTCCCGGAATTTCTGAAACGTACAGCATTGCCAATGTTCCCGGAGCCACTTCGTATGCGTGGACAGTTCCCTCGGGCGGCACGCCTGCATGGAATATCGTGTCAGGTCAGGGAACACCATCCTTAACGGTAATACCGGGAAGTACCTTAGGTGATATCAGCGTTACCGCCGCCAATACTTGCGGCACTAGTCCGGCAACAGTTTTCAGCGTTAGTTCAACTTCGTTGTGCACAGTAAGCCTCGGTAATGCAACGGCCTGCTCAGGTGACATCGTCCTCATTCCCGTGATGTTTTCAGGTTGGGGTCAGCCCGATGTCAGTGCTATTTCCTTTGCAATTAAAATTTCCGATACAACAATTCTTGGATATCGCGGATACGAAACAGAACATCCATCTTTTTCATCGCCTACAATTAACTATGTAGATCCGCATATCGGCGCTACCGGGCAGATATGGTACGGTTGGGCTAATCAATCACCCAGCAGTGTGGCTTCTGGTACACTTGTAAAATTAAAATTCCTTTATAAAACAAATGGAACGGCCACGTTATCTTTTCTTACAAATGTTCATGAAGAAATTACCGATGGCAGCAAACCAAAACCAAAACCTTATACAGTAACCTGGGTAAGCGGAACCACAAGCCCGGGTGGTCTGGGCATGACACCGGTTATTACCACGCAACCGATAAACGATGAGATATTCGCAGGGGGCTTTGCAACGTATACCGTAGCAGCAACATCCGGTTCGGTAATCAGTTACCAGTGGCAAGTGAGTGATAACGGCGGAAGCAACTGGCAGAACACAAACGGAATAATTTACAACGGTATAACAACAACCACACTGAGTCTTCCGGGAGCTACCGTTGGAATGAATGGATACCTTTACCATTGCATAGTTTCCAACGGATGCAGTGTGGTGACTTCCTCAGATGTTGAATATAAATTATTCAGTATTACCGGAACCGTTTTATATCAGGCCGGCACACCCTATTCGTTGTACAACTCTTCAAAAATCACGAAAGTATATATCTTTCAATCCGGTTCTACTGATGCTATAGACTCGGCAACCCTTACTAACAGCGGATATACTTTGAATAATATCAAGCCCGGCTACTACAATTTCAGTGTAAAAACGGATCTGGCCAGCGGTGGAATAAATGCATCGGATGCACTGTTAATAACCAATGTCATGGTTGGACTAACAAGCATGAATAAAATGCATCGCTTTGCAGGAGAAACCGAAATATCAGGTCAAATGAACACTGTTGATGCGCTAAACTGCAGAAAATATTTTGTACATGTCATCAGCACTTTTCCGATGGGAAACTGGGTTTTTGCCACATTGGAACCGGGAAAAGACACGACTAGAATCTGCAATTTCCGTAAAAACGGCATTTATACTGTTAACCATTCTTACAACAAACAAATAACTTCCACAAACATTATTTTAAATATTGGCGCTTTGTGTGTGGGCGATGTGAACGGTTCGCGTTCCGCTGGCCTGCTTAAGAATATACTGTTATTCATGAAAAAAGAGACAGAAGATTGAGCGCATAGAGCTCCGTTATTGTCGCGGGCTGCAACATGCATTTGGATACAAAAATCAGTGAACCGTTCTTAGAAAATTATCTGCCCAATGATTCATTCTAAGAGTGCTCCCGATATTAATGCTGCACCGCTATCTGATAAACGGAAAGACCATTATGAGATGTAACATTCAGCAAATAAATACCATTTGAAATGCTTTCTAAATCGAGCTTTATGATATTCCGTCCGGCTGTAACATTCCATTGAGAATTAATAATTATTCTGCCTGCCATATCAGTCACAGAAACCATTACAGACTCATTCGAGGCACTGAAATAATCTACTGAAAAATTACCATTGTTCGGATTCGGATAAACCATAAAATTATTTGGCACGCCCGATAATTGCGCAATATTAGTCTGCTGCCAGGCGTACATCACGGCAGCGTATGCATTGATTTTCCCAAAACCCCATAAAAAACTTCCCTGAGGTGGAATCACGCCGGTAAAATTATCGGTGATGGCAGTATGCTGCAAGGTATTCTTAACATCGTCGGGAGTAAGTTGCGGTCTCACCTGTAACAACAATGCCACAATACCGCTTGCAACAGGCGACGACATGGAAGTTCCGCTCATCATGCCGTAGCAGTAATCGCGGCCATTTATGGGACTGTTATAACAACTTATTACGTCGCTGCGCGAAGCGCCTCCGTTCATATATGAGCTGTCGTAAGAATTTATAGCGGACCCGAGCACCATTCCGGGAGCAGCAATATCGGGCTTTGTAGCGCTGTCGGCAGCCGGTCCGTGACTCGAAAACGGTGTGATGTTTCCTTCGGCAACGTACGAACTGTAAGATGACGGCACACCATTTATGCCGATATAATTCACTTTCGATGCAAATGCCGCTACCGCGATACATGAATGTGTTGTGGCAAAATCGCTGATGGTAACATCGCGTGTTCCGTTGGAAGCACCCGGAATACTGCCTGATGAGAACTTTCCGTAATACCCCGAATAATCCTGTACAAAGCCGGTCCACATGTGGATATCAGCACTGCTGCTTTTCAGAGTTATCAGTATGCGGTTTGTTGATTTGTTATATATATCGAAGAAAATACGGGGCTTGCCGTTATATTCTGCCGCGGCAGTGCTTATGCCGAGAAAACAGGTATCTCCAGATGTGCTTATCAGAAAGGTAGCATGCAGGCTGTCATCAAGACAGATAAAACCCGTATTCTGACCGGCCACTGATCCCTGATATAAAGTAACCATGGCGCAATAATTGTCGCCGGCATTGCCCCAGGTATCCACCCATGTTTTTTTCTCGGGAAGATAAGACGAGAAGTTCACAACAGTTTTCAGTAATGTATCGGTCGCAGTGAGTTTCTTATGAAGATGAATATCGTTTTCACCGTTATTGCCTGCCGAGCAGACAAATATTTTTCCGGGACCTGTCATATTATCTACCGCCTGGCTGAAGAGCGAAGTGCCATCGTGCGGGCCCATGCTGCATCCCCAGCTAAGATTCACCACTGCAGGTTTTCCAACGGCGTCGGCATAATCAAAAATATATTTTATGCCATCGATAATATTTGTCATACCGGTTGTTGTCCACTGGTCGGGGTCGGGCTTGATACAAACAAACACCAGATCACTTTCAAAGGCCATTCCGCGAAAGCGTGAATTTGTTGAATCGCTTCCAAAACCGGAGCCGCCTGAAATACCGGCAACATGTGTTCCATGCGAGAAAGCATTCACATCAATTGCGCCACTCCATATAGAGGCACTATCGGCAAGCTCATTGCCATAGGTATAACCGGCAGGAGGCGTACCGGCACTTTTCTGT comes from the Bacteroidota bacterium genome and includes:
- a CDS encoding T9SS type A sorting domain-containing protein, which translates into the protein MKNKRFIFSASIFILAIMLLSAGPVKAQKSGIASVSMDTIYAVPGTLILMPVIFDGWNQPGVNAISLDMHIADTNVIGYRGLQDFCSTIPSFNSGNTNYVNNTQHIYVSWSSLTSSTAVSDTLIKIKLLYKGGTSAIEFIDENCEIADYDGISYTTTWNNGLVSTSTNIHQPKATSEKALMVFPNPADDKVFFSFQKSQNTQISVSLFNQMGELVLPKNANQPSTIVNKIALDVKPLPEGFYYYIAETGTNGNTSKMTGKIVVKH
- a CDS encoding S8/S53 family peptidase, with protein sequence MIKKICLLVTMFSIVHAIAFSQNSGIHKAGLSPITKEYLTRSAKSGTKSILSKDFVYQKISGQYYLSAFLKVNEYFENSSISALGAKPGTRAGNILTVQLPLDKVEAIRNIPGIDYIQLDEPVFIALDSARHDTHVDSVHAGINLPMAYSGKNVVVGIIDAGFDFTHPTLMDTSGNYYRVKKVWEQKSAGTPPAGYTYGNELADSASIWSGAIDVNAFSHGTHVAGISGGSGFGSDSTNSRFRGMAFESDLVFVCIKPDPDQWTTTGMTNIIDGIKYIFDYADAVGKPAVVNLSWGCSMGPHDGTSLFSQAVDNMTGPGKIFVCSAGNNGENDIHLHKKLTATDTLLKTVVNFSSYLPEKKTWVDTWGNAGDNYCAMVTLYQGSVAGQNTGFICLDDSLHATFLISTSGDTCFLGISTAAAEYNGKPRIFFDIYNKSTNRILITLKSSSADIHMWTGFVQDYSGYYGKFSSGSIPGASNGTRDVTISDFATTHSCIAVAAFASKVNYIGINGVPSSYSSYVAEGNITPFSSHGPAADSATKPDIAAPGMVLGSAINSYDSSYMNGGASRSDVISCYNSPINGRDYCYGMMSGTSMSSPVASGIVALLLQVRPQLTPDDVKNTLQHTAITDNFTGVIPPQGSFLWGFGKINAYAAVMYAWQQTNIAQLSGVPNNFMVYPNPNNGNFSVDYFSASNESVMVSVTDMAGRIIINSQWNVTAGRNIIKLDLESISNGIYLLNVTSHNGLSVYQIAVQH